The following proteins are co-located in the Zonotrichia albicollis isolate bZonAlb1 chromosome 1, bZonAlb1.hap1, whole genome shotgun sequence genome:
- the PAG1 gene encoding phosphoprotein associated with glycosphingolipid-enriched microdomains 1, which translates to MGLEGVFLGTGQIHVILWGSLAAMTTLLFLTFLIFLCSSCNGEKKAKNQNGDHENLMNVPSEKEVFSHSITSSVTEPPPNSEQNGALSNGEVLSEDSTAACIQPYEEVQTSDLLDQQDGLGKSIKCHQSRELPSIPPNNPMETIISSRNAENDQGLGMEGPYEVLKDSSSQENIVEDCLYETVKEIKDVGAVVSMEGNSSSKSKTSLAVSEGQNPIPECRIESAEYASVDRNKKSRQSANSESPLDNIPDVEDELPPPVPMKLLDENENVQEKEVEEEVTEGASKPEKRLSSVSYKSREEDPSLTEDEISAMYSSVSKPGQAIKALDSPYTCIQEIASQRSPSICSGLYASVKDFENALNSTTVPQPADRANGELEPDYEAIQAVSQEEDRTLVVPNTNHTALSGESDYESIGDLQHHREFTRL; encoded by the exons ATGGGGCTGGAGGGTGTTTTTTTAGGCACTGGACAGATCCATGTAATCCTGTGGGGAAGTTTGGCAGCCATGACAACACTCTTGTTCCTCACCTTCCTCATCTTCCTTTGCTCCAGCTGCAATGG ggaaaagaaggcaaaaaatcAGAATGGAGATCATGAAAATCTGATGAATGTG CCTTCCGAGAAGGAGGTGTTCAGCCATTCCATCACCAGCTCTGTAACGGAGCCTCCCCCAAACAGCGAGCAGAATGGAGCCCTGAGCAACGGAGAGG TTCTTTCTGAGGACAGTACAGCTGCCTGTATCCAGCCTTATGAAGAAGTACAGACATCTGATCTACTAGATCAACAGGATGGTCTTGGAAAGTCTATAAAATGTCACCAGAGCCGGGAACTACCCAGTATTCCCCCTAACAACCCCATGGAAACTATAATCTCATctagaaatgcagaaaatgatCAAGGTCTTGGAATGGAAGGGCCTTATGAAGTCTTGAAGGACAGCTCCTCTCAGGAGAACATAGTTGAAGACTGCTTGTATGAAACTGTGAAGGAAATTAAAGATGTTGGAGCAGTAGTCAGCATGGAAGGGAACTCTAGCAGCAAATCAAAGACTTCACTGGCAGTTTCTGAAGGTCAGAATCCGATTCCTGAGTGCAGAATTGAGTCAGCAGAATATGCATCTGTTGACCGAAATAAGAAGAGTCGCCAAAgtgcaaattcagaaagtcctctTGACAACATTCCAGATGTAGAGGATGAGCTTCCCCCTCCAGTACCCATGAAACTTCttgatgaaaatgaaaatgtgcaAGAAAAAGAAGTGGAAGAAGAAGTGACAGAAGGAGCAAGTAAACCAGAAAAG AGGCTTAGTTCAGTGTCTTACAAGTCTCGAGAGGAAGATCCATCTCTAACAGAAGATGAG ATCTCAGCCATGTACTCATCGGTGAGTAAGCCGGGACAGGCCATCAAGGCACTGGATTCTCCTTACACCTGCATTCAAGAAATTGCATCTCAGAGGTCCCCGTCCATTTGCAGCGGCCTCTATGCAAGTGTGAAGGACTTTGAAAACGCCCTCAATTCCACCACTGTGCCTCAGCCAGCAGACAGAGCAAACGGGGAGCTGGAGCCGGACTATGAAGCTATCCAGGCAGTGAGccaggaggaggacaggacctTGGTGGtgcccaacacaaaccacactGCTCTTTCAGGAGAGAGCGACTACGAGAGCATAGGGGACTTGCAGCACCACAGGGAATTCACCAGACTTTAA